A window from Dehalobacter sp. DCA encodes these proteins:
- the trpA gene encoding tryptophan synthase subunit alpha, with protein MQIEKQIEAMRKEKKILLMTHQIIGYPDFAANEKVIECFYNNGVDLIELQIPFSDPIADGPVFTKSNQAVLEKGIKVSNCLKFIERMASKYPIPFLVMTYYNILYQYGVEAFIDRCKEIGVQGTIVPDAPLDEARAYYDYSRQQGLAAVSIATPYSDPKRLQEIADIGSGFIYYVPRKGVTGSKTTFDSEILDGIQKAKKETGKTIAVGFGIQGPEDVARLIGTADIAIIGSKIQQVLETEGLSGLDQFLGDMARVNKEE; from the coding sequence ATGCAGATTGAAAAACAAATTGAAGCTATGAGAAAAGAGAAGAAAATACTGCTGATGACCCACCAAATTATTGGCTATCCTGATTTTGCCGCCAATGAAAAAGTGATTGAATGCTTTTATAACAACGGGGTCGACCTGATTGAACTGCAAATACCTTTTTCTGATCCGATTGCTGACGGACCGGTATTCACCAAGTCCAACCAGGCCGTATTGGAAAAAGGGATTAAAGTCAGCAACTGCCTGAAGTTTATTGAGAGAATGGCCAGCAAATACCCGATCCCGTTTTTGGTCATGACCTACTACAATATTCTGTACCAATACGGCGTCGAAGCATTTATTGACCGGTGCAAAGAGATTGGCGTCCAGGGAACCATCGTGCCGGATGCTCCGCTTGATGAGGCCAGAGCCTACTACGATTATTCCCGCCAACAGGGATTGGCTGCAGTAAGTATAGCGACACCTTATTCCGATCCGAAGCGACTGCAGGAAATTGCAGATATCGGGAGCGGATTCATCTATTACGTTCCCCGCAAAGGGGTAACCGGCAGCAAAACAACTTTTGACTCTGAAATTTTGGACGGAATCCAAAAAGCAAAGAAAGAGACCGGCAAAACAATCGCCGTAGGTTTCGGGATTCAAGGCCCGGAAGATGTCGCCCGTTTAATTGGAACTGCCGATATAGCGATCATCGGCAGTAAGATCCAGCAGGTGCTTGAGACTGAAGGGCTGTCCGGTCTGGATCAGTTTTTAGGCGATATGGCGCGTGTTAATAAGGAGGAATGA
- the trpD gene encoding anthranilate phosphoribosyltransferase: MMGMEIALKKLSNREDLSAQLAYDSMTEIMSGEASEISMAAFLTALRLKGETIEEIYGTSKVMREKALKVACASENLVDTCGTGGDGAHTFNISTTAMFVAASNGVKIAKHGNRSITSKSGAADVLEALGIEIALTPEAIGKCIDQVGLGFMFAPHFHASMKYAMPVRKALGFKTIFNILGPLANPAAAPRQLIGVYDKSLVPVAAEVLKRHQAVHAIIVHGSDGLDEITLTGPSYAAELKDGKVTEYVIHPGDYGFSLCTPQDLVGGTPQENARITLDILAGGQGPKADTVILNAGAAIYVGGKAASLQEGIEMARATVREQKALPVLNEFIAVTRQH, from the coding sequence ATGATGGGAATGGAGATAGCTTTAAAAAAACTTTCCAATAGAGAGGATCTCAGTGCTCAGCTGGCCTATGATTCCATGACGGAGATTATGAGCGGTGAAGCCAGTGAAATCTCCATGGCAGCCTTTTTAACGGCGCTCCGCCTGAAAGGAGAGACCATTGAAGAGATTTACGGGACAAGTAAGGTGATGCGGGAAAAAGCCCTCAAAGTGGCGTGTGCATCAGAAAATCTGGTGGACACCTGCGGAACTGGCGGGGATGGCGCTCATACGTTCAATATTTCCACAACGGCAATGTTCGTCGCTGCCAGTAATGGCGTAAAAATTGCCAAGCATGGCAACCGGAGCATTACCAGCAAGAGCGGGGCTGCGGATGTCCTCGAAGCTTTAGGGATCGAGATTGCACTGACACCGGAAGCAATCGGGAAGTGTATCGACCAGGTGGGCCTTGGTTTTATGTTCGCTCCGCATTTCCATGCTTCGATGAAATATGCGATGCCGGTGCGTAAAGCACTTGGCTTCAAAACCATCTTTAATATCCTCGGGCCATTAGCCAATCCGGCCGCAGCCCCAAGACAGCTGATCGGCGTTTACGACAAAAGCCTTGTGCCCGTGGCTGCAGAAGTACTGAAAAGACACCAGGCTGTCCATGCGATCATTGTCCATGGCAGTGACGGTCTCGACGAAATCACCCTGACAGGACCGTCTTACGCAGCAGAACTCAAGGACGGAAAGGTAACCGAGTATGTCATCCATCCGGGAGATTATGGTTTTTCCCTTTGTACGCCGCAGGATCTTGTAGGCGGAACGCCACAGGAAAACGCGCGGATCACCTTGGATATTCTGGCAGGAGGTCAGGGCCCCAAAGCAGACACCGTCATCCTGAATGCCGGAGCGGCTATTTATGTCGGAGGTAAAGCCGCAAGTTTGCAGGAGGGAATCGAGATGGCCCGTGCTACTGTACGGGAACAAAAAGCGCTGCCGGTTCTTAACGAGTTTATCGCTGTGACTAGGCAGCATTAG